One window of the Sulfitobacter sp. HNIBRBA3233 genome contains the following:
- a CDS encoding Na+/H+ antiporter subunit C, translating into MEFLVASAIGILTAAGLYLVMRLRTFPVILGVSLLTYAVNVFLFASGRLTIGAPPILTDAQTYTDPLPQALVLTAIVISFGMTAVIVMIALGAYLGSSDDHVDDLPAKEARDKRKAEEDAA; encoded by the coding sequence ATGGAATTTCTCGTCGCCTCTGCCATTGGCATTCTGACGGCTGCCGGTCTCTATCTGGTGATGCGCCTGCGCACCTTCCCGGTGATCCTCGGTGTATCGCTGCTGACCTATGCCGTGAACGTCTTTTTGTTTGCCTCGGGGCGCCTGACCATTGGCGCGCCACCGATCCTGACGGATGCGCAAACCTACACCGATCCCTTGCCGCAAGCGCTGGTGCTGACCGCGATCGTGATCTCCTTCGGGATGACGGCGGTGATCGTGATGATCGCGCTGGGGGCCTACCTCGGCTCCAGCGACGATCACGTGGATGACCTGCCGGCGAAAGAAGCGCGCGACAAGCGCAAGGCAGAGGAGGACGCGGCATGA